The proteins below come from a single Gossypium raimondii isolate GPD5lz chromosome 2, ASM2569854v1, whole genome shotgun sequence genomic window:
- the LOC105788563 gene encoding pectinesterase PPME1, translating into MTGKKIGMIEVGAIISTILLLARLVVSQSSAEIPADKSQVNAWFNANVKPASARVGTIDPALAQAEAEPKVIKVVQGGGGDFDTITKAIESVPTGNTKRVIISIGPGAYREKIKIERTKPFITLIGDPKRMANLTFDGTAKQYGTVASATLIVESDFFVAANLFIVNTAPKPDGKMEGEQGVSLRVSGDKAAFYNCKIIGFRNTLCDDKGNHFFMNCYIHGTVDFIFGNGKSLYLETELYVEADKGLTAITAQERGNNEQDRTGFSFVQCKITGTAQGAYLGRARKSSPRVVFAFSDMSNVVNPEGWSHDLSPERAQTVFYGEYKCSGPGAAPAGRVPYSSQLTEMVARQFLTLGFVDGSKWLLPPPNVQINS; encoded by the exons atgacagGAAAAAAGATCGGAATGATTGAAGTCGGTGCCATAATCAGCACAATTCTTCTCCTTGCTCGACTTGTTGTGTCACAAAGTTCAGCAGAGATTCCCGCAGACAAATCCCAAGTGAATGCTTGGTTCAATGCCAATGTCAAGCCTGCCTCAGCAAGAGTTGGCACCATAGACCCCGCCCTTGCTCAGGCTGAGGCTGAACCTAAAGTCATTAAAGTGGTACAAGGTGGTGGCGGAGATTTCGACACCATAACCAAAGCCATTGAAAGTGTTCCCACAGGAAACACCAAACGTGTGATCATATCGATTGGACCTGGAGCTTATCGggagaaaatcaaaattgaacGAACTAAGCCTTTCATTACATTGATTGGAGATCCCAAAAGAATGGCAAATTTGACATTCGACGGCACGGCTAAGCAGTATGGAACAGTAGCTAGTGCCACCCTTATTGTTGAGTCTGATTTCTTCGTGGCTGCTAATCTGTTTATAGTA aacACTGCTCCTAAGCCAGACGGGAAAATGGAGGGAGAACAAGGGGTTTCCTTGAGAGTTTCTGGTGATAAAGCAGCTTTCTATAATTGCAAGATCATTGGTTTCCGAAATACTTTGTGCGATGACAAGGGCAACCATTTCTTCATGAATTGCTACATTCATGGCACTGTCGATTTCATTTTCGGGAATGGGAAGTCTTTATATCTG GAAACTGAATTATACGTGGAGGCTGATAAGGGACTAACGGCAATTACCGCACAAGAAAGGGGAAATAACGAGCAGGATCGCACTGGTTTTTCATTTGTGCAATGCAAAATTACAGGGACAGCGCAAGGTGCATATCTAGGTAGAGCTAGGAAGAGTAGTCCAAGAGTTGTTTTTGCCTTCAGTGATATGAGCAACGTCGTCAATCCCGAGGGATGGTCTCATGATTTATCACCAGAGCGTGCCCA AACTGTTTTCTATGGAGAATACAAGTGCTCGGGACCTGGGGCAGCTCCGGCTGGGCGAGTGCCATACTCTTCGCAACTAACCGAGATGGTTGCTCGACAATTCTTGACTCTTGGCTTCGTTGACGGTAGCAAATGGCTGCTTCCGCCGCCAAATGTCCAAATCAACTCTTAA
- the LOC105788565 gene encoding uncharacterized protein LOC105788565, translating into MPVYPRAFHFPVSRHSRSENPLLWFAQCPSEVIRRFKCWGCCRDKTRTSRKNQASSSSGGGGGEGNQDEITDEEALSNITKQKAAAAKQYIENHYKEQMKNLQDRKERYKDEPSIMKYIKIAATLPDKTVRDVALRCWWMQAHA; encoded by the exons ATGCCAGTGTATCCACGCGCGTTCCATTTTCCCGTGTCAAGACACTCCCGCAGCGAGAATCCGTTACTCTGGTTTGCTCAATGTCCCTCGGAAGTTATCCGCCGTTTCAA ATGTTGGGGCTGCTGCAGGGATAAGACGAGGACATCGAGGAAGAATCAAGCGTCGTCAAGCAGCGGAGGTGGAGGAGGTGAAGGGAATCAAGACGAGATTACGGATGAAGAAGCTCTTTCCAATATCACCAAACAAAAAGCCGCTGCTGCCAAGCAGTATATTGAGAATCATTACAAGGAGCAGATGAAGAATCTTCAAGACAGAAAAGAGAG GTATAAAGATGAACCAAGTATTATGAAGTACATAAAGATTGCAGCTACCTTGCCTGATAAAACTGTACGTGATGTTGCATTGAGGTGTTGGTGGATGCAA GCCCATGCATGA
- the LOC105788562 gene encoding putative pectinesterase 63: MTGKNIGKIEVGAIISTILLLARLAVSQNPAEIPADKSRVNAWFNANVKPASARVGTIDPALGQAEAEPKVIKVVQGGGGDFDTITKAIESVPTGNTKRVIISIGPGAYREKIKIERTKPFITLIGDPKSMANLTFDGTAKQYGTVASATLIVESDFFVAANLFIVNTAPKPDGEMEGAQGVSLRVSGDKAAFYNCKIIGFQNTLCDDKGNHFFMNCYIRGTVDFIFGNGKSLYLGTELYVEEDKRQTVITAQDRENNEQDHTGFSFVQCKITGTAQGAYLGRAGKSSPRVVFAFTDMSNVVHPEGWSHNLTAERAQTLFYGEYKCSGLGAASAARVPYSSQLTETVALRFLTLGFIDGSRWLLPPPNLKMDKTIVLLGTHAQLYE, from the exons atgacagGAAAAAATATCGGAAAGATTGAAGTTGGTGCCATAATCAGCACGATTCTCCTCCTTGCTCGACTTGCTGTGTCACAAAATCCAGCAGAGATACCCGCAGATAAATCCCGAGTGAATGCTTGGTTCAATGCCAATGTCAAGCCTGCCTCAGCAAGAGTTGGCACCATAGACCCCGCCCTTGGTCAGGCTGAGGCTGAACCTAAAGTCATTAAAGTGGTACAAGGTGGTGGCGGAGATTTCGACACCATAACCAAAGCCATTGAAAGTGTTCCCACAGGAAACACCAAACGTGTGATCATATCGATTGGACCTGGAGCTTATCGggagaaaatcaaaattgaacGAACTAAGCCTTTCATTACATTGATTGGAGATCCCAAAAGTATGGCAAATTTGACATTCGACGGCACGGCTAAGCAGTATGGAACAGTAGCTAGTGCCACCCTTATTGTTGAGTCTGATTTCTTCGTGGCTGCTAATCTGTTTATAGTA aacACTGCTCCTAAGCCAGACGGGGAAATGGAGGGAGCACAAGGGGTTTCCTTGAGAGTTTCTGGTGATAAAGCAGCTTTCTATAATTGCAAGATCATTGGTTTCCAAAATACTTTGTGCGATGACAAGGGCAACCATTTCTTTATGAATTGCTACATTCGTGGAACTGTCGATTTCATTTTTGGGAATGGGAAGTCTTTATATCTG GGAACTGAATTATACGTGGAGGAGGATAAGAGACAAACAGTAATTACCGCACAAGATAGGGAAAATAATGAACAGGATCACACTGGTTTTTCATTTGTGCAATGCAAAATTACAGGGACAGCCCAAGGTGCATATCTAGGTAGAGCTGGGAAGAGTAGTCCAAGAGTTGTTTTTGCCTTCACTGATATGAGCAACGTAGTCCATCCCGAGGGATGGTCTCATAATTTAACAGCAGAGCGTGCCCA GACTCTTTTCTATGGAGAGTACAAGTGCTCGGGACTTGGGGCAGCTTCGGCTGCGCGAGTGCCATACTCTTCGCAGCTAACTGAGACGGTTGCTTTACGATTCTTGACTCTTGGCTTCATTGACGGAAGCAGATGGTTGCTTCCGCCGCCAAATCTAAAGATGGATAAAACTATTGTTTTATTAGGCACACATGCACAGCTATATGAATAG
- the LOC105788566 gene encoding polyadenylate-binding protein 1: protein MEQHEGQEHEVYGGEIPDEEGEMDADIDISGAAEDYEGNDQELEHDPNSNSKDLEDMKKRLKEIEEEAGALREMQAKVEKEMGAVQDSPGASATQAEKEEVDSRSIYVGNVDYACTPEEVQQHFQSCGTVNRVTILTDKFGQPKGFAYVEFVEVDAVQNALLLNESELHGRQLKVSAKRTNIPGMKQYRGRRPNPFFRSRRPFIPGPAYYPAYGYGRVPRFRRPMRYRPY from the exons ATGGAGCAACACGAAGGGCAAGAGCACGAAGTGTACGGAGGGGAGATCCCAGACGAGGAAGGAGAAATGGACGCTGACATCGACATTTCTGGTGCTGCTGAGGATTACGAAGGCAATGACCAAGAACTTGAACACGATCCCAATTCCAATTCCAAG GACTTGGAAGATATGAAAAAGAGACTTAAGGAGATCGAGGAAGAAGCCGGGGCTTTACGTGAAATGCAGGCCAAAGTCGAGAAGGAGATGGGCGCTGTCCAAG ATTCCCCAGGTGCTTCTGCAACCCAAGCTGAAAAGGAGGAAGTCGATTCCAGATCTATTTACGTTGGTAAT GTAGACTATGCATGTACACCTGAGGAAGTTCAGCAGCATTTCCAATCTTGTGGAACCGTGAACAGAGTAACAATTTTGACCGACAAGTTTGGTCAACCTAAAGGATTTGCCTATGTTGAATTTGTTGAAGTTGATGCTGTTCAAAATGCTCTACTGTTAAATGAATCAGAATTGCATGGTCGTCAGTTGAAG GTCTCTGCAAAACGAACAAATATTCCTGGGATGAAACAGTATCGAGGAAGGCGACCCAACCCATTTTTCCGCTCCAGAAGGCCTTTCATTCCTGGTCCTGCTTACTACCCTGCGTATGGTTATGG GAGGGTACCAAGGTTCAGGCGGCCTATGAGATACAGGCCGTATTAA